The Paenibacillus urinalis genome includes a window with the following:
- the qacH gene encoding quaternary ammonium compound efflux SMR transporter QacH, translated as MSYLYLALAIVGEIIGSSLLKASEGFSKLYPTIGVIIAIVGCFFFLSLSLKTIPLNTAYALWAGLGLVLTTVISVLVWKEKINMASIAGITLIVVGVVILNLFGPGHGESGHEASETITMNETME; from the coding sequence ATGTCATATCTATATTTAGCACTTGCAATAGTGGGGGAGATTATTGGCTCTTCCCTATTAAAAGCATCTGAAGGCTTTTCAAAACTCTATCCTACAATAGGGGTAATAATAGCAATCGTTGGTTGTTTTTTCTTTTTATCCTTGTCGCTAAAAACAATCCCCTTAAACACTGCATATGCATTATGGGCAGGTTTAGGACTTGTTTTGACTACAGTAATTTCAGTTTTAGTTTGGAAGGAAAAAATTAACATGGCTAGCATTGCAGGAATAACACTGATTGTTGTAGGAGTTGTAATATTGAATTTGTTTGGACCAGGACATGGAGAATCTGGTCATGAAGCAAGCGAAACTATTACAATGAATGAGACAATGGAATAA